One region of Citrus sinensis cultivar Valencia sweet orange chromosome 6, DVS_A1.0, whole genome shotgun sequence genomic DNA includes:
- the LOC102616305 gene encoding 26S proteasome non-ATPase regulatory subunit 7 homolog A, whose protein sequence is MDVIKTQQISSRPIEKVIVHPLVLLSIVDNYNRVAKDTRKRVVGVLLGSSFKGTVDVSNSYAVPFEEDDKDPGIWFLDHNYHESMYSMFKRINAKEHVVGWYSTGPKLRENDLDIHQLFHNYVPNPVLVIIDVQPKELGIPTKAYYDVEEVKENATQKSQKVFVHVPSEIAAHEVEEIGVEHLLRDVKDTTISTLANEVTGKLTALKGLDARLREIRGYLDLVIDEKLPLNHEILYHLQDVFNLLPNLNVAELIKAFSVKTNDMMLVIYLSSLIRSVIALHNLINNKILNKEHEKTEDAKPTAVPTASSS, encoded by the exons ATGGACGTGATAAAGACGCAGCAAATTTCATCGAGACCCATAGAGAAGGTCATAGTTCACCCGCTCGTCTTACTAAGCATCGTCGACAATTACAACCGCGTCGCCAAGGACACGCGCAAGCGCGTCGTCGGCGTCCTCCTCGGTAGCTCCTTCAAAGGCACCGTCGATGTCTCCAACAGCTACGCAG TGCCTTTTGAGGAAGATGACAAAGACCCAGGAATATGGTTTCTCGACCACAACTACCATGAATCAATGTATTCAATGTTCAAAAGAATCAATG CCAAGGAGCATGTCGTAGGTTGGTACAGTACAGGACCCAAGCTACGAGAGAATGATCTTGACATTCACCAATTATTTCACAA CTATGTCCCAAATCCTGTATTGGTCATTATTGATGTCCAACCAAAGGAGCTTGGAATACCCACCAAGGCTTACTATGATGTTGAGGAGGTTAAAGAG AATGCTACTCAGAAAAGCCAAAAGGTCTTTGTACACGTGCCATCAGAAATTGCCGCTCATGAAGTCGAAGAAATCG GAGTGGAGCACTTGCTAAGGGACGTGAAAGACACCACCATCAGTACACTTGCAAATGAG GTCACTGGAAAACTTACAGCCCTAAAGGGTCTGGATGCTCGTTTGCGTGAGATCCGTGGTTACCTTGACCTTGTTATTGATGAGAAACTTCCGTTGAATCACGAGATACTTTACCATTTACAG GATGTGTTTAACCTTTTACCGAATCTGAATGTGGCTGAATTAATCAAGGCCTTTTCAG TAAAAACAAATGATATGATGTTGGTTATATATCTTTCGTCCCTCATCCGGAGTGTTATTGCACTGCATAACTTAATCAATAACAAG ATTTTGAACAAAGAACACGAAAAGACTGAGGACGCAAAGCCAACGGCAGTTCCAACTGCCAGTTCAAGTTAA
- the LOC107177426 gene encoding protein NRT1/ PTR FAMILY 5.5-like translates to MAALLWADCLAQFVMWTMMEYLTEVWKISVVHAAGIVNIFSGLVLVLQLPMQYLVDTIISKYWMLVFSSLAYSVGIGLLTMSTPPVLAGFVGTCSEYKPECIVKGHKILFYAALGLLAFASSSCSVESTEFAEEQLEIAINEHISLSLIQREFFKLLLFMVPVAAIIPISYIKPWNLRFGVSAICTVIATLLFLSGTCTYENKEPEGSPLTSVFRVFVASTTKLFYRLPSDASELYEGNDTDDSFSDSDDSSFVQPTCGLGCLEKAAVILPNGTIEQQETNRWRLCSVTEVEETKRLLRMIPICLTFIIPGVVSSIGNTYFVEQADLLNKKVGNLKATTVILLPYYNNVNKRVAKMYTGCLLLFALMGRKKYVHVVGFAISMVAAILCCITAAMVENRRLDVARSHGLIDKPDAEIPMSLFWLLPQFFLLGCFDGIREKSIDDFFTDQCPRSLSKYATLFSTAVTGLGVIGGVLSVYLVGIISESKGKMHKVVINNLSADVVDVSLESLV, encoded by the exons ATGGCAGCTCTTCTTTGGGCTGACTGTCTGGCTCAATTTGTCATGTGGACGATGATGGAATATTTAACAGAAGTATGGAAGATTAGCGTGGTGCACGCTGCTGGGATTGTCAATATCTTTTCAGGCCTTGTCCTCGTGTTGCAGTTGCCCATGCAATATCTTGTGGACACCATCATCAGCAAATATTGGATGCTTGTGTTCTCCAGTCTTGCTTATAGTGTC GGCATCGGCTTATTGACAATGTCAACCCCACCCGTTCTAGCTGGGTTTGTGGGCACCTGCAGTGAATACAAGCCTGAATGCATCGTCAAGGGACACAAAATTCTCTTTTACGCAGCTTTAGGTCTATTAGCCTTCGCAAGTTCAAGCTGCTCGGTCGAATCCACAGAGTTTGCAGAAGAACAGCTTGAAATTGCAATAAATGAACATATTTCCCTGTCTTTAATCCAGCGGGAATTCTTTAAACTATTATTGTTCATGGTGCCAGTCGCTGCGATCATACCAATTTCTTACATAAAGCCTTGGAATCTCAGATTTGGGGTTTCAGCAATATGTACTGTAATAGCGACACTTCTTTTCTTAAGTGGCACATGTACTTATGAAAATAAGGAACCTGAAGGGAGTCCACTCACAAGTGTATTCAGAGTATTTGTAGCCTCTACTACCAAATTATTCTATAGGCTCCCGAGCGATGCCTCTGAGCTCTATGAGGGCAACGACACTGATGATTCCTTTTCTGACAGTGATGATTCCTCTTTTGTGCAACCAACTTGTGGCCTCGG ATGCCTAGAAAAGGCTGCAGTTATATTACCAAACGGAACGATAGAGCAACAAGAGACAAACAGATGGAGACTATGCAGCGTTACAGAAGTTGAAGAAACAAAACGTCTTTTACGAATGATTCCGATTTGCTTAACCTTCATCATACCAGGGGTAGTTTCTTCAATTGGAAACACTTACTTTGTTGAGCAAGCAGACCTCTTAAACAAAAAAGTCGGAAACTTGAAGGCCACTACTGTAATACTCTTGCCGTACTATAACAATGTAAACAAAAGGGTCGCTAAAATGTACACAGGGTGTCTTCTCTTGTTTGCTTTAATGGGAAGGAAAAAGTATGTTCATGTCGTGGGATTTGCAATATCAATGGTCGCAGCAATACTATGCTGTATAACAGCAGCAATGGTCGAGAATCGAAGGTTGGATGTTGCTAGAAGCCATGGTTTAATTGACAAGCCTGATGCTGAAATCCCCATGAGCCTTTTTTGGTTGCTGCCGCAGTTTTTTCTTCTGGGATGCTTTGATGGGATCCGTGAAAAAAGCATCGATGACTTCTTCACTGATCAGTGTCCTCGCTCACTGAGCAAATACGCGACACTCTTTTCTACTGCTGTTACGGGACTAGGAGTTATTGGAGGCGTGCTATCTGTTTACCTTGTGGGAATCATCAGTGAATCGAAAGGGAAA ATGCATAAGGTCGTCATCAACAACTTGTCTGCTGATGTTGTTGATGTTTCGCTTGAGAGTTTGGTTTAA
- the LOC102611097 gene encoding protein NRT1/ PTR FAMILY 5.5-like, translating into MPSTLLNVGKILVLFWSDVFVAFVFWMMMDYLTEVWMISFVHAAGIVNIFWGTAHVLPLAIRYLVDTTISKYWMILVSSFAYTAGMCLLTMSTPPALAGAMGTCSDYKPECIGEGQKILLYTALGLIAFGISGHMGSIDRFIADQATNFREEEFSMSFRPQLIIFSFWGLSLVPNILSIAFLFIKSWKIKFGILAMFTTVSTLVFLSGSSSYRRRKPQGSSLTTVVRVFVASISKLSYRCPRHASELYERSDINDLYVVPHSRGLRWLDKAAIILPNKTLRQQERNRWRLCSITEVEETKCLVHLIPICFTFIIPGVVSSIGNTFLLEQAEVINGKDGGNFSFGPLLLLLLYYISKDRFTAFYEGFVGHLTSVGWNAVAHVVGFAMSMILSILCCVTAAIGETRRLDVVRSHGLIDKPDEKIPMSLFWLLPQFLLLGAADGFYEKGIDMFFSDQFPRMIFRYLKYIFVATMGVGIIGSTLSVYYAGIISERIGKHNWFQDTLNLSRLDNYYWLLAALTAANLAVLIIAAMRFPYNYLSLEQIDIDDGPLMKMKIRSNYLFG; encoded by the exons ATGCCATCAACACTCTTGAACGTTGGAAAAATCTTGG TTCTTTTTTGGAGCGACGTCTTTGTTGCATTTGTCTTCTGGATGATGATGGACTATCTAACAGAAGTGTGGATGATCAGTTTCGTGCATGCTGCTGGGATTGTCAATATCTTTTGGGGCACCGCCCACGTGTTGCCCTTGGCAATAAGATATCTTGTTGACACTACCATCAGTAAATATTGGATGATTTTGGTCTCCAGTTTTGCTTATACCGCT GGTATGTGCTTATTGACAATGTCAACACCACCTGCACTCGCTGGGGCTATGGGCACTTGCAGTGACTACAAGCCTGAATGCATCGGCGAGGGACAAAAAATTCTCTTATACACAGCTTTAGGTCTAATAGCCTTTGGAATTTCAGGTCACATGGGCTCAATCGATAGGTTCATAGCCGATCAAGCCACAAACTTTCGAGAAGAAGAATTTTCCATGTCTTTCCGCCCCCAACTGATTATCTTCAGCTTCTGGGGATTGTCCTTGGTGCCTAACATTCTATCTATAGCATTTCTTTTCATAAAATCttggaaaatcaaatttgggATTCTAGCAATGTTTACTACGGTGTCAACACTTGTTTTCTTAAGTGGCTCTTCTTCTTATAGACGTAGGAAACCCCAAGGGAGTTCACTCACAACTGTCGTCAGAGTCTTTGTTGCCTCTATATCCAAATTATCCTACAGGTGTCCTAGGCATGCCTCTGAGCTCTACGAGAGAAGTGACATTAATGATCTCTATGTTGTGCCGCATAGTCGTGGCCTCAG GTGGCTAGACAAGGCCGCCATTATATTACCGAACAAGACGCTTAGGCAACAAGAAAGAAACAGATGGAGATTGTGCAGTATTACCGAAgttgaagaaacaaaatgtCTTGTACATTTGATTCCAATTTGTTTCACTTTCATCATACCAGGAGTAGTTTCCTCAATTGGAAACACTTTCTTGCTTGAGCAAGCAGAAGTTATAAACGGAAAAGATGGAGGAAATTTTAGTTTCGGTCCTCTATTGCTCCTACTGTTGTATTACATCTCGAAAGACCGTTTCACGGCCTTCTACGAAGGATTTGTTGGACATCTCACTTCAGTAGGATGGAACGCCGTAGCTCATGTCGTTGGATTTGCAATGTCAATGATTCTATCAATACTATGCTGTGTAACAGCAGCAATAGGCGAGACTCGGAGGTTGGATGTTGTTAGAAGCCATGGTTTAATTGACAAGCCTGATGAAAAAATCCCCATGAGCTTGTTTTGGCTGCTGCCACAGTTTCTACTTCTCGGAGCCGCTGATGGGTTCTATGAAAAAGGCATTGATATGTTCTTCAGCGATCAGTTTCCTCGCATGATTTTCAGATATCTGAAGTACATTTTTGTTGCTACTATGGGAGTAGGAATTATTGGCAGTACCCTGTCCGTTTACTATGCGGGAATCATCAGTGAAAGGATCGGGAAACATAATTGGTTTCAGGACACGCTTAATTTGAGCCGTTTGGATAATTATTACTGGCTTTTGGCTGCATTGACAGCGGCCAATCTTGCTGTGCTCATTATAGCGGCAATGCGGTTTCCTTACAATTATTTGAGCTTGGAACAGATTGATATCGATGATGGGCCtctgatgaagatgaagataaggTCTAATTATTTGTTCGGATGA